Part of the Amblyomma americanum isolate KBUSLIRL-KWMA chromosome 7, ASM5285725v1, whole genome shotgun sequence genome, GCAGTAGCTTTAGTGCAACCAGCGCCGATTCCACAACATAAGTTTGTCGACTGAGTGGCACATATCACCGGaatattttattcattttcgCAGCCACGGAAGAAGTGTTTTCAGAGTGAACAATTTAATGAGCTCGCCTGTAGGGTCGAGAATGGTAAATAAGCCTGTGATAGATgcgaagaaaaaaagtaaaaagagtaGTTAAACCTCGAAAAAATGTAAAACTGTTCGAGAAGCGCAAGGATGCATACAACTAGCTTTGCACTGCGTCCACAAGATGAGCAGAATATGCAGCAGCTATCTTCAGCACAATAATATTTTTGTCACATAATTCCACGATTGATGATCTAAATGCTTCTTATTTACTTCCAGGCCTTTCTTGAATTTCTTTGGGGGTCTGGCAACATGGTGGGATCGGCTATTGGTGGTGTTTTGATCGACGTGAGTGTACTCCTTTTTTACAACTGATATCCGTGTACGAAAGCGCTTGGTTCCTCATAAGCTGCTGAAATTTTCTAACTGTCTGTCACATACCGAAACTATGTATAACTTCCCGGGCGACCATCTCAGACGCACTGAAATATGCTATTCGTTCATTTCTCTATTCGCTCATATGCAACATTTCGTATGCCCGCTAGTCATGTTGGGCTCAGCGTACTTTGCAAGGTCTTAATCCTAGCAAACAAATCAAATCTAAATTCGTTACTCCTGTTATTCTAAGCTGCTCACACTCAAAAGTGTATCATGGATTTgttgaaacccgccgcggtggctcagtggttagggcgctcgactactgatccggagttcccgggttcgaacccgaccgcggcggctgcgtttttatggaggaaaaacgctaaggcgcccgtgtgctgtgcgatgtcagtgcacgttaaagatccccaggtggtcgaaattattccggagccctccactacggcacctatttcttcctttcttctttcaccccctcccttatcccttcccatacggcgcggttcaggtgtcctacgatatatgagacagatactgcgccatttcctttcccaaaaaaccaattattattattattattatttgttgaaATGAATGCACAAAACATGCGAAAAGAGAGACTATGATAACAATGAACGTTCCTGCTCGTGTCGCAGGCATGGGCCTTTCCTCTACCGTTTTTCGTCTTGGGAGCCATCACGATGCTGTCATTTCCTGTAATCATGAAGCTTCGAGCAAAACTTAATCAGTACAGTGGTAAGTGCCATCATGCTTCTCACTAAAACTTCCTCTCGGAACTCTGTTTTTTCCCCAACACTTCACACAAAGAACGCCTCACTTCTTACATGACCAGTACAAAGTTGCGAACTCACGCTAGCAAATGGTTACAATGTAGATCATTGATAAACACGCTCTGCGCGAAAGACAGTGTTTGAACTGCTATCGACGTCTAGTTGAAATATCAGTCAGTCAGAACAACTTTATTCAGGGACCACAGTGAGACCACAGAAAGTGGGACGGCTGTTCGGCTGCAGTCCGCACCGCTTAGTTGAGCTAATCGCTAGAAATTGAACTAGGAATTGTTGTCTTATGGGAAAGAAGCACAGCGTACCGTTAACATACAGCACGGTACTGCACAACTGCAAGTGGCCGCGTGCAGAAATATTTATGTGCAAAATTCGAAAGATGCGATTGTGACAGATGCGGAAATGGCGAGACTATTTTAATAATGCATTCCTTGGGATTTCTTCGCCACACTGTGGAATAGAGCCCATTGTCGCTTTCTCAAGGGAAATTTCTCACTGCGTTAAAGCTGTACCATTTATTTCGGAAGAGCTTCGTGTTTATTGTTACCACCTCACCTTTGAACACCTTAGccttgtgctcatttttcacgTTTCAAGGATGTCATAGGCTTGAAAGATCTTCAAACTGATAGTCTGTTAACCAGTCTCAAAAAACGCCCGATAAACCGATGCTGTTTGCCGTCACAAGAATTCGTAACGATTTTCAAGGCAGTCATATGAAGCTTGCGGTAGTCTAGTGCATGTTCTAGGCGCTTCGTCGCCTATTACTGCCATTTTACAGCGATAGATCTTATATAGTGGGAGGTTCGATGAGGAATGCCTAGTACGCGTCCGCCGTCATAACAATGACTTGTACTCTACTATACTGTGTAATCACTTGATGACAGTGTAATGACATGGCTATGTAATTCTTGGAAGGACAGCCAAAGCTACgcgcacagccaaacttcgttgCTTTCAAGTGGAGCACGCGGTCACCCGCGGTCACGTGACCGCCTTGTGTAGGCGGCTTGTGCCTCGCGCATCCTTGGTCGTCATCGAATTGGACGTGCGTTCATAAGATGCCTATAAACGCTTTGAAACGCCTCTCGGATGCTGCCCGTAGGCGGAAGGCCACAACACCCGTATATGCGGCGTGTTGAGCGCAAGGAACACGTGCTCGAGACGCTATCCGCACACGCACTGTACGATAACATCTGCCAGTCTGTGCTCACACATTTCGTAGACGAAAACTTACCACGTTTAGGCCGTCCTGGATATCGCTGGAAGCTCAGCGACAGCTGTATCTCGTGCTCACGTTGATTCTACAGAAAGTGTCGCGACAAATGTGGCACCAGACAGACAACAAGCCATCGCTAAGTTTCCCGCGTTACACAGCATCACGTAAACGCTGTCAAttttattttaatgcgaaagcattgtatggctcaatcagcaacgaaacccggcgacgttgaccagcagcagtggtccggAGACCCCCCAGTGACTCCACAATCgtctcgcatgacgtcagcagtagacctTAGTATAGTGACGCCTACAGAAAAGATAAATAGTATATAGCTGCGAAGGTGCCCGGAATGGAACCAAAGAGCTTCAGATTGCGAGGTGAGCACGCAACCTATAAGCCATAAGACCACCTTTTTTTAGCATGGTATTTACTACATAAGGCTATGTGTGTACATTAAAGAGGCTATATACAGACTACTTATAAAGCACGCAGCCAGTGACTGCACTGCACGAGCTTGACAGAAAACACTGCTAAAAGGGCGGTAAAGATAGACACCACGTCAACACAGTGCTTCATGGCGAATAAATGTGAACCTAGCGCATGCGTCTCCTTACGACTGTACGCTAATGTGTAGGTGTGTCTTTAGAAAGGGGGGAATTCATAACGAACCTCGCAACATCACTCACAATaagacaatgctttcgcattcaaagaaCTTAAGCAGTCTTAAGGGCCTTCCGTAATTTTGTTATTGATGAATTTGTTGCCGCGAACTGGACTGACTCCTCATTACTCCTGTCGAGGTCCTGTGCACGCGATGAAACGTTGTGACCACCCCTGGAGGTAGCCGTAGCCACCTATCTAACCTAACTTAAGAACTTAAATGATATGCCTGAAAGGCGTAGACGACGAGCATGGCTGCATGTGAATAGCGAGTGCTCTGTTCTAACTAACCGTAGGCTCCCGCAAATGCTCTCGCAGAACCGGAAGAGTGTGAAGAAGATGCGCCCGAAAAAGAAGGCAAGCTTCCCAGTTACTACTGGCTCCTCATTGATCCCGTGTTCCTCGCCGACATGGTCACACTCATGATGAGCTGGGTCATCCTGGGATTCAACGAACCGACGCTAGAGCCAAGCCTAGAAAAAGTAACTATTTGAACAGTGAATTGAGCCAAATATAAACAAATAGGTCTTCGGTAAACGTTTGGAAACTTTTCTTCAACCCCTGAACGCCTAAGTTTTGTAGAATTAACTCGCAGCACTAATACTCcgtttttttgttattgtttacAGGTACACAGACGAGATAGTTCGAGCTGTCTGTCATATGTGAATGTTAGTCGAAGACAATCTACATAGCTTACTTGTAGACAGTGTAGACTTACTTCCAGCCTGTTCGTCGCTTCAGGAACTCACTGTTCTTCCGATTAAAATGAACCTCACATGTGTTTTAACATCTGAGAAAGTGCCTTTAGCTAGCATCAGAACAAAAGTTGACCACCACTGAGCCCTGCTCTTCGTAAATGAAAGCAAATACGTAAAGACGCTACCTTCTATTAGTAACTGCTGGCTCGTCTTGGTTGCCGAAGCCTTTAGCCCGGAATCTTCAATACAATGAATTAGTGACGTAAATTTTAGCTTATTTCCCAGTACATACGTCCTAAAACTTGACGCCTGAAAGAGATACTTAACCGCTTTGCATTTCTTCGCTCTTCTTTCAGTTTAACTTGACAGGTACCATCTTAGGCAGTGTCTACACAGTCCAGTTCGCCAGTTATTCCGTTGGTGGATTCATTGCTGGAGCCTTCTCCCATTACAGTGTAAGTATACAAAAGCAGACATTGGACATGGAGAACAGAAATGTCTTCTGATAATGCGATGCACAGTCGGCGGCTTATATTACAATGGCAGTAGTATCGTAAACGTTTTTGGGGGCTAGTTGCATGGTGGCGTTAGTAAGTGGAGGAGGTGGAGTATCGCTGCCTGCCGCAGGCAGTAAGCTCGATGACGTCACCACTCGTGTACTGCGTCATCACCTCTTGACCAATGTACGTAGTTTACAGTCTGCAGCTGTGATATCTAGCTCTGAGCCCTGTGGTCCTGGGAGTGTGCATTTTTAAAGGCTAGGAGTCAGTTTCATATCCCTTTCAGTTTCTTGATATTGTTCAGGTGACTTCACTTCTTAGATAGTTTGTAGTGATCATTTCGTTTCTTTTATGTATACACTGCCGTTAACcgcgtactttttttttcattacatgTATGACACCTGACATTGTCATCTCTATGCATCATTTCTGTGCAAAAATTGACGCCTCACGGAGCATTCttttttgtatatatttattACTGCTGTTGAACTGCATtaaagggggccgggcttcgtcaagctgctcatgtgcagttttttttgtcACTCCCTTTCttcattttgaagagaaatgaaatttgatttgatttgatttgatttgatttgatatgcGGCGCTTTCTTGCTCTAGAGGTGGGTGAACGGTCTGGTAGTGATGAGTGATTTAGATAGGGCTAGTTCCTACTGCATTGTGCGACAGCTACGCTGCTTGGATGACGGACACGAAGACAGGCCATGATTTTTAAGAGCAAACGCATTCTTGTCTATCTATGTTTTCTGTAATTGGGCTGTAATATGACTGCAATCTGTTTTGCTTTTCGCAGCTGGAGACATTCTACGCCATGGTGGGACAGCTGTTCACCATACTGGCATACCTTCTTATAGGACCCGCGCCATTCCTTCCTCTATCTCGGTAATGTGTgtccttattttttttcattacttACCTGCGCATCACATAGAGCAAAACCAAGAGCGGGCTGTTTTCGCGCAGCCCCCGACATGACGCTTTTGGTATTCAGGTGATGGTAATGATGAcgaatttttgtggcgcaagggcgcCATGGTGTAAGGTATTTTTCGCTGactcaaggtgtggtcaaagacccatttcccaagtatttcaccctaaaCAAGCTGAGCACAAGGTCAGGGgaagcttctacccattgtatcaccggtgggtacctggcggcgcTGGGGATCCAGCCCCGCACCCCCCGcacgcgaggcagatgctcaagccactaggccaccgcttcggtgagCTCTTCAGTATCAGTTGAAGGAATATATCCGCTGACACGAGAAAATAAGGGATGCTTACATTTGTGCAAAAATATCACTTAGACTCCCACTATCTTGAGCCATAAGACGGTAACAATGTGAAGTCTGTGTGTAGGTGCTGAAGAACTGTGTGAAGGCGCTGAATAAAAGCTACAAAATATATATAAACAGTAAAACCCTTTTAGGAGAGGATAGGGATTATTTGCTTTGGAGAGCgtggatgacagaaaaattttcaGGTTTTTCTTTAAGACCATCTCGAATGGTAATAAGCTTGTGAATAATATTCGCGTTACTCACGTTTTGGCGTGGTTTTTAATTATTACTTTTAATGCGTCAAATGGTGTTTTTCTAAATTCATATTCTTGGGTAAGTGATGATTTGGAAGAGACTTGGTTTGGGCTCGGTAATTGTTCAATGTTGAACCGAGCGTAGATTGGAGTGTCTGTCTACCTGTCCTATTTATTGCTGCTTACATAAACTGCACTCAAGATGAGAAATAATATTTCATTAGTCTGAAAGCTGCCATTGACTGGCAGTTAGTATCCTGGTCTTGTACTCGTTGCGAAACAGATGGCCTGGATATGTTTACCAACTTTCAACGACCTTTACCTCAGGGACGACATCCACATCTAGGGGTGTTGCGAGCCTTATCGCGGACTTTATAACCAGGTGTTTCAAGGAATccggccactaatttttaaaagtaggTTTTTTCAGTTAAAGTTATGATTTCTGCGGCGTAATAATACAAGTGTTCTCGGACGTAAGAAAACTAGCGGATCGTACTAAATTGTACAGCGATTACATAAATTGTAATGTAATAGTTAGGTTCTTAACCTTTACGGACAGGCGTTTAATTGCAATTAGAGCTTTGTAGCTGACCGTTAGTAAaagccataccagtttttagaatttcgtaaACGTCGTCGCCGCTGAGGCTGAACAAATCTCAGCCATTTCTTGTGCCATTCAAAAACAGGCGCGCAGAGCGAGAAGCCACGTCCATCAAATCGCGACAATCTATGCCCCGCCCGCCCTCCCGCCCGCCTGCTTGTACGTTTGCGCGTGTgggcgtgcgtgtgcgtgcgtgtaagATAGTATGAATTAAATATAGTCACGCAGTCATTGTCTATAACAGCGCGGCCAGCGTCCAAATACACTTCAGAGCTCCGCGGGCTCCCTTTATTTGAACGAAAATCATTCAAAAGAAAACTCACTTTCAAAAAATGCCTGCAgtcctttctgtttcttttttcgagcTCTACAATCATCTCTGGGGATTGCTTCGCGTTGCTCCCGTCGCTTAAATGTTGATAAATTCTTACAGCTAATTCTGAAactatgaggaaaaaaaaaagcttcttgcTCTAGAAAACCGTAAGTATGACTTCTCGGCTTCTTAcagcagtcgtatcattttttttctttacatactTGTTTCACTCACATAGCTTCGACACTATTTGCATCTGTGTTTGCGAGCATATGTATTGAAATCCTTAAAATGCTTACAACCTGCTAACTTTCTAAACTAATATTGACATTCTTTTCTCTACATATGCAGGTCCCTGGCGCTTGTTTATATTTCTCAAGTTTTCACCGGCTTGGGAATGTCTGCGCAGTTCGTCTGCGGATACTGCCACGGACTGAGACGTGCAGTGTGAGTGCTAGCGCGTCAAGCTCCTTTCTAGTAATCGCTAACGCAGGCACTCCGCTCTCTAATGCAGGCATCTATACTGGCTCTCCTATATTTTGATTTATTGTGAACATTGCAGATGTTTCAAATGTGCTGATCCAATGAAGTGCCTAGCATATTATAGAAGCTCAAACATACTCATATCTCGGTGAGGATTCGCAGTCGATGTCAGGAGCTACAAGTGAGGGAGTGCTTAGTTAACAAGAGCCGCTTGAAAAGTCGATGTGTTTCAGTAATGACAAACAAATTTAATCGCACTGTCCTGCTCAAATTTTTCTCCCACGACCAAAGTCTATATTTTGTGCTTCGCTTCCTCTCTGCAGACAGCGTGGCTATCCCGACAACATTCGCACAAACGGCTTCCTCTCAAGCACAGTGTTCACGTTTGCAGTATTTGGGtgagtccaaaaaaaaaaatacttcgcgGCATGCCCTAGAGTTCTAAGATGTAGACAGAACGTAAGAATATTATATAACATGCGCTTCCATTAAAACTGCAATGTATTTACATTATTCAAACCTACTGCAAAAATTTGAGACATGATTTAAAAATTATTCAATTATATTTTGTTCACggtttttttattcttgttcttatatacatatacatatgaGTAGAATGTTTCAGTCAAATAGAATTGAAATGTTTCACTTCTAACCGCAAGGTTGAAGAGAGGTGGCTATTAATGAGTTGCACAACTACATTGAAACAAATTATTTCGTGCCCTACCTATCAGAAAGTCATGATGTCAGTGCAAACTGGACTGCAGTGCTGACATGTATCTGGCAAACTAGCCACCCTGACACTGAAAAGCTAAAACTAACAGAGCATTTTTAGCGCCACTCCATAGTCGGCGAAACATAGGGCAGCATAACGGGCACTTCAAGAGATCtaaatattttttcctcataGGTCACAGTCCGCACAAACTGCCATCAAAAGCAAACGAAACAGCGTAAATACATCAAATTTATTTCGCAAGCGACCCTGTGGAATATAGCAAGCACGTCATATCTATgcggtggagcttaagtgttgctgcggcaacataatacacttcggaattttaaataCGCCAAGCGTTAAGTCGTTTATACAACCAAGCGACTATGCCCTTCTGCTGTACGGTTCGAGGCCATGGTGGTTTCGATGGAAACGACACGAAAAAGATTCCCGTAAACTAAGATCTACATGGCCGTTAAACAAGCCCAAGTGATCGACAAAACACGGCATGAGCAGCGCGTGTCCATCGCCGCCGCGCGGTTGCTCGCGCGATTCCGACGCCGATTCCTCTCGCCAGTCGGGAGCGGGGACGGCGGAGCGCGCCGGCGACGCGCTGTTGGCCGGAGTATCGGCCAAGCGGGTGCTCTAGGAGAGTAGACGATGTTGTGGGATGGCGGCACCGCCAGCAGTGGTGGCACAAACTCACAAACATCGCAAGGACTTGCTCGAGGTTTCCCTATCGGAATGGTGCTTTCCCAACAAAAGGATAACAGTCTATGCGCGTGAATACAGTGCGTCACGCGACACTTTTTTCAGCGGGAAGTGGTCTCATTCATAAGCACCCCAAACAAATCGGTTCACTTCtggaggtttcttttttttttttcgagtgttGCTTTTTTCGCCATCCCGCATCAGTCGTTATTTCTAGCTACAGATTGAAAATATCCTTCCGTTATCTTTTCGCGTGTATGTTTGTATGCGCGAAAGGGGTGCTCGTATTTTCACAGATCATGCCAAATTATGACAAAATTAAAGACCAAAGTCTCATATCACTAGTGGCAGTCAATACGGACTTCAGTTGGTGAAGCAAGGCAGGTTGCTGTTGTCCGAAACCGCAACGCAAAGTACTATCGGGCGGGCGACGGGTCGATTCGCTGCGAAAACAGTAAAACAAGTGCGCACAAGAGCTCGACCAAGAACAATAACACCCACTGCTCGTGTTCAAAGAAATCGGTACACAAGATGCCTACAGCGCAGCACGCTCACTCACTGTAAGCGCGTAAGCGTGTTGAGGCCGCGGGGCAGCCCTGCGTGATGCTGACAGATGAACAACAAGCTGCGGCACGTTCCACAAAATCCGGCCCTCGTTTCATGCGTGAAGATTCCGTCACATTATGAGATTCTGAAGATGAGTTCTCACTAAATGGTATGTCAAAATGGATGTCAAAATAAGTGCAGGTGGCTGTCGCTACTCGCCCGGATATTTATTTGCGCATAAGACATGGAGTCCTGATCGCTTATGAGCGTGCTGTTCTGAAGGCTACCGCCGCAGAATCTTTGCATAATCTCCCTTGCTTGAAATTCAAGTTCGAAAAAACTTGTTCAAATACTTTCCTCTTGATCAACTTTTGTCACAATTTTAAAATGTTCTTTCCTCGTTTCATTGTTTTCTTCTCATCTACTTCGCAAATTGCAGGGCCATGGTGACACCACCAATCGCGGGGTACGTCGTCGAGTTGTACGGTTATAGAAAAGGATCCATGCTGATGTTCGGACTGTTGGTTATATGGGTGAGTCGAGCGACAATTCAGTCATAGCCTCCTGGTAACCAGGCCACGCCTGTAATATTTTTCGCAGACATCTAGACGTGCTGTGGCAACTCTTATTAAACGTATGGCCGAGTCAAAGGCTCAAGAAAGCATCTGATTCTGTGTAAACACCAACCGACTTGCAGAGACCGCGCAATCAAAGCGTAGAGGCAACATAAGTTAAAAGGCTAAAAACATTTACAAGAAGTGTCGGGCAACTACAGTACTTCATAGTGGAATGCAAAAATGCCAGTCACATGACATGGCCAGGCAGACCGCATCATTGCTATTCGACATTGCTATTTATTTCTATTCATGGCACACTAACAGCATTCTTTAGTGTTAAGATTGTAATAATCATGCCTCCTCCGATTTGCTGGTAACCTTGCCTAACAATACTCTGAATACGAGTTGTACGACTTGATTGGGGGTCTAGAGAGGTAAAGTACAACGTCATGGTCTACATTTAGCGCAAAGAATAACCTAAACTTCAAAAGTCTGGCTCATAAGCCCCACTTCGCGATAGGCACTAGTTGTAAACACTGAGCGAAAGAAATAATCTGGCCTGAGCAGCCGCGAAGGACCAGTATGGTAAGGCACGTGTTGGGCAAAAGAACAGGAATAGATGGCAGCAATACAGTTACGTCTAATGTCATCCAATGAGGGGACGAATCCTTAAAGCTGACGGTTTACCACTGGCTAGCGCCCATGACTATGCTGTGATCATGATATTCGAGTGTAGGATGACTAAGTTATGGGATACCACAAAATATCCCAGCATGCGAAAAATTGAGGCTCCCACATCGGTTTCCTCACCTGAGCTCTAGTTCCTGTGAAGCTCTCAGAAGTGGAAGAAATTCCAGCATGCGTCCAGTGATGTTCGCAAAATTCAGCCCTGCGTAACTGAGCTCATATGAAAATGTGACTCATTGGTACGCCTTGTTATGCCCATCGATTATAGCTGACGCACTAATGGCGGAAATTAATGTAAGTCCTTCAAGCACAGGTCTCACCCGCGAGGAGCCTAGTGAGTATATCTCGCGAAGAGGAGGGGCGATTCTGTTTTTATAAACGTCATTCGGCACCAGGCGCGTTGGCATTCAATACACTTGCTAGTGAGCGTATTCGTGCGTTCGAGTGCCTCATAATATACAAGCTTCTTTAAAATtcatttcatttgtatttttgttattgttattgCCGCTTTACGGCCACATAACCCGAGCTGTGAGAAATATTACAGACGAATAAATTGAATCTGAGCGTGTAAAACTTAGCTTAAGCTCTGAAATCTCTAAAATCTAAGCTTTATAACTGGATTGCATAACACACCCGTTATTTTGCTTGTCAAAACGTTATTTGTAAGCAATACACTGGTGGGATCCCGCACCATGCAGTGCGTCATTCGCAGTGAATGAAAGTTAAGATAGCGGag contains:
- the LOC144098528 gene encoding MFS-type transporter SLC18B1-like, which produces MSASPAASEARNGLSGTTVGSGVDANGGAAFVNRAFESYERPANGGDVAKTVYPSYGSAVWKEDSQDAVKPSKPKAAEGCWEKLKRDAWLLPLVHSEFWISAAFSLIQPFYPILASSRGIEAWKYGFVFSLFKIFMLIGSVTAEKMINRITPTACYLFGQGGFFIFTILFGCLYWAPGGNVLLGLSIACVVLGGITNTFYLVSMFAVFTTRFPKHRGGIIAFLEFLWGSGNMVGSAIGGVLIDAWAFPLPFFVLGAITMLSFPVIMKLRAKLNQYSEPEECEEDAPEKEGKLPSYYWLLIDPVFLADMVTLMMSWVILGFNEPTLEPSLEKFNLTGTILGSVYTVQFASYSVGGFIAGAFSHYSLETFYAMVGQLFTILAYLLIGPAPFLPLSRSLALVYISQVFTGLGMSAQFVCGYCHGLRRAVQRGYPDNIRTNGFLSSTVFTFAVFGAMVTPPIAGYVVELYGYRKGSMLMFGLLVIWAPATIALWVHSICSGRKAVKLTNSSSRPRKQSTTSTTRI